In Scleropages formosus chromosome 18, fSclFor1.1, whole genome shotgun sequence, one DNA window encodes the following:
- the invs gene encoding inversin isoform X1 — protein MAAPLLPLSAADPAPPGSTLLGSQVHAAAVNGDRSALHRLITADPSLRDKEDQFGRTPLMYCVLADRLDCAVILLKAGASVNKADRSKRTALHLAAQKGNVRFLKLLLSRRADWLQKDLEEMTPLHLATRHRSPKCLALLLKHMAPGEVDTQDKNKQTALHWSAFYNHPEHVKLLIKHDSNIGIPDIEGKIPLHWATHNKDPNATQTVRCILEAAPTESLLNWQDYEGRTPLHFAVADGNEAVVEVLTSYEGCSVTAYDNLFRTPLHWAALLGHAKIVHLLLERNKSGTIPSDSQGATPLHYGAQSNFADTVSVFLRHPSVRDDPDLEGRTAFMWAAGKGSDDVMSTMLNLKKDIDINMADKYGGTALHAAALSGHVSTVRLLLERGAMVDALDVMKHTPLFRACEMGHRDVILTLIKGGARVDLVDLDGHTALHWAALGGNAEVCQILMENGISPNVQDQAGRTPLQCAAYGGYISCMAVLMENRADPNIQDKEGRTALHWSCNNGYLDAVKLLLGYNAFPNHMEHNEERYTPLDYALLGEHQEVTQFMLEHGALSIAAIQDIAASTIQAVYKGYKVRKAFRERKNLLMRHEQLRRDAAKKREEEQQRKREAELQGSAIRAQQGIAALSVSEPEGRVQGGGPGGPISSKASRAERVQSRTSKGRPGERRRSRERRSRVSKSEQCDNQSSVATPPATVTSPESKPSAPLGESPRGPNHRKTTGPGVKGPDGARPSPAGSSRPGSAQVPCPRGTPQATHGPVQPSRGKAPRSAHCVNPTPCITHLTPTGSSPGPSSSMEHEPQVIRPQVLERESFQRKNQAARTIQRAWRRVHMWRRLKGALSGMEQGEGSADTTTSLLVQLLWDRPAGLFPSQKNAPPLAEHRVPLSKAAGKRNTVLQNIYGPTQARRGRPVRSAALTSRSHSQILLDLSLRTNTPLGSVECVHLLDAVGQAHHYSYHMRPQSATRGPKNRPKH, from the exons ATG GcagcccccctgctgcccctcagTGCAGCTGACCCTGCCCCCCCAGGCTCCACCCTCCTGGGCTCCCAGGTGCATGCGGCAGCAGTGAACGGAGACAGGAGCGCCCTTCACCGGCTGATCACAG CAGACCCCAGCCTTCGGGACAAGGAGGACCAGTTCGGCCGCACACCCCTCATGTACTGCGTGCTGGCGGACCGTCTAGACTGTGCCGTGATCCTGCTGAAGGCCGGCGCCTCCGTCAACAAGGCGGACCGCAGCAAGCGCACCGCCCTTCACCTGGCCGCACAGAAG GGCAACGTGCGCTTCCTGAAGTTGCTTCTGTCGCGGAGGGCCGACTGGCTGCAGAAGGACCTGGAAGAGATGACCCCACTGCACCTGGCCACACGCCATCGCAGCCCCAAGTGTCTGGCCCTGCTGCTCAAACACATGGCGCCGGGGGAGGTTGACACACAGGACAAGAACAAG cagACAGCCTTACACTGGAGTGCTTTCTACAACCACCCCGAACACGTGAAGCTGCTCATCAAGCATGACTCCAACATCGGCATCCCTGACATCGAGGGCAAGATTCCACTGCACTGGGCCACCCACAACAAGGACCCCAATGCCACGCAAACCGTTCGCTGCATCCTG GAGGCTGCCCCCACAGAGAGCCTGCTCAACTGGCAGGACTACGAAGGCCGCACACCATTGCACTTTGCCGTCGCTGATGGCAACGAGGCCGTGGTGGAGGTGCTGACTTCGTACGAGGGCTGCAGCGTTACGGCCTATGACAACCTCTTCAGGACCCCACTGCACTGGGCAGCACTGCTGG GCCATGCCAAGATTGTGCACCTGCTCCTGGAGAGGAACAAGTCGGGCACCATTCCGTCAGACAGCCAGGGTGCGACACCGCTGCACTATGGTGCACAGAGCAACTTCGCC GATACCGTGTCCGTATTCCTGCGACACCCGTCTGTCAGGGACGACCCCGACCTCGAGGGGCGCACCGCCTTCATGTGGGCCGCTGGGAAGGGCAGCGACGACGTCATGAGCACCATGCTGAACCTCAAGAAGGACATCGACATCAACATGGCCGACAAATACGGGGGCACTG CCCTGCATGCCGCCGCTCTCTCGGGCCACGTGAGCACTGTCCGGCTGCTGCTGGAGCGTGGGGCCATGGTGGATGCACTGGACGTCATGAAGCACACGCCGCTGTTCCGCGCCTGCGAAATGGGCCATCGCGATGTCATCCTCACCCTCATTAAAG GCGGGGCCCGTGTGGACCTGGTGGACCTGGACGGACACACGGCGCTGCACTGGGCAGCCCTGGGCGGCAACGCGGAGGTGTGTCAGATCCTCATGGAGAACGGGATCTCCCCCAACGTTCAGGACCAGGCGGGTCGAACACCACTGCAGTGCGCAGCCTATGGCGGATACATCAGCTGTATGGCAGTCCTCATGGAGAACCGAGCTGACCCCAACATCCAGGACAAAGAG GGCAGGACGGCCCTCCACTGGTCCTGCAACAACGGCTACCTGGACGCCGTGAAGCTGCTTCTCGGATACAACGCCTTCCCCAACCACATGGAGCACAACGAGGAGAG GTACACACCCTTGGACTACGCCCTGCTTGGGGAGCACCAGGAGGTGACGCAGTTCATGCTGGAACATGGCGCCCTGTCCATTGCTGCCATCCAGGACATCGCCGCCTCCACCATCCAGGCCGTGTACAAGGGCTACAAGGTGCGCAAGGCGTTCCGCGAGCGCAAGAACCTGCTCATGAGACACGAGCAGCTGCGACGGGACGCTGCCAA GAAAcgggaggaggagcagcagcggAAGCGGGAGGCAGAGCTACAGGGGTCAGCGATCAGGGCGCAACAGGGCATCGCGGCGCTGTCCGTGTCGGAGCCCGAGGGACGGGTGCAGGGTGGGGGCCCCGGGGGTCCTATTTCCAGCAAAGCATCCCGAGCCGAACGGGTCCAGAGCCGCACCTCCAAGGGGAGACCGGGGGAGCGGCGGCGGAGCAGGG agCGGAGGAGCAGGGTCTCTAAGAGCGAGCAGTGCGATAACCAGTCCAGTGTGGCCACACCTCCTGCCACAGTAACCAGCCCTGAGTCAAAGCCTTCGGCGCCCCTTGGGGAGAGCCCCCGGGGTCCCAATCATCGAAAGACCACCGGGCCGGGTGTGAAGGGGCCTGACGGTGCACGACCATCTCCTGCGGGATCCAGCAGACCAGGTAGCGCTCAGGTGCCGTGCCCCCGAGGAACGCCGCAGGCCACCCATGGCCCCGTACAACCATCACGGGGGAAGGCCCCTCGCTCTGCCCACTGTGTTAACCCCACCCCCTGCATCACACACCTGACCCCCACGGGCTCCTCCCCGGGACCCAGCAGCAGCATGGAGCACGAGCCTCAGGTCATCAGGCCACAGGTGCTGGAGAGGGAGTCATTTCAGAGGAAGAACCAGGCGGCCCGGACCATCCAGAGGGCCTGGAGGAG GGTCCACATGTGGCGCAGGCTGAAGGGGGCGCTCTCCGGGATGGAGCAGGGGGAGGGGTCGGCCGACACCACCACTTCCCTCCTTGTCCAGCTGCTGTGGGACCGCCCTGCAGGGCTCTTTCCCTCCCAGAAGAATGCCCCGCCCCTGGCTGAGCATCGAGTTCCGCTCTCAAAGGCTGCCGGCAAGAGAAACACGGTTCTCCAGAACATCTACG GGCCCACTCAGGCCAGGAGGGGGCGCCCTGTCCGGAGCGCCGCGCTCACCTCCCGCAGCCACTCGCAGATCCTGCTGGACCTGTCCCTGAGAACCAACACGCCTC TGGGCAGCGTCGAGTGTGTTCACCTGCTGGATGCGGTGGGTCAGGCCCACCACTATTCTTACCACATGAGACCCCAGAGCGCCACCCGGGGGCCAAAGAACCGCCCAAAACACTGA
- the invs gene encoding inversin isoform X3, giving the protein MAAPLLPLSAADPAPPGSTLLGSQVHAAAVNGDRSALHRLITADPSLRDKEDQFGRTPLMYCVLADRLDCAVILLKAGASVNKADRSKRTALHLAAQKGNVRFLKLLLSRRADWLQKDLEEMTPLHLATRHRSPKCLALLLKHMAPGEVDTQDKNKTALHWSAFYNHPEHVKLLIKHDSNIGIPDIEGKIPLHWATHNKDPNATQTVRCILEAAPTESLLNWQDYEGRTPLHFAVADGNEAVVEVLTSYEGCSVTAYDNLFRTPLHWAALLGHAKIVHLLLERNKSGTIPSDSQGATPLHYGAQSNFADTVSVFLRHPSVRDDPDLEGRTAFMWAAGKGSDDVMSTMLNLKKDIDINMADKYGGTALHAAALSGHVSTVRLLLERGAMVDALDVMKHTPLFRACEMGHRDVILTLIKGGARVDLVDLDGHTALHWAALGGNAEVCQILMENGISPNVQDQAGRTPLQCAAYGGYISCMAVLMENRADPNIQDKEGRTALHWSCNNGYLDAVKLLLGYNAFPNHMEHNEERYTPLDYALLGEHQEVTQFMLEHGALSIAAIQDIAASTIQAVYKGYKVRKAFRERKNLLMRHEQLRRDAAKKREEEQQRKREAELQGSAIRAQQGIAALSVSEPEGRVQGGGPGGPISSKASRAERVQSRTSKGRPGERRRSRERRSRVSKSEQCDNQSSVATPPATVTSPESKPSAPLGESPRGPNHRKTTGPGVKGPDGARPSPAGSSRPGSAQVPCPRGTPQATHGPVQPSRGKAPRSAHCVNPTPCITHLTPTGSSPGPSSSMEHEPQVIRPQVLERESFQRKNQAARTIQRAWRRVHMWRRLKGALSGMEQGEGSADTTTSLLVQLLWDRPAGLFPSQKNAPPLAEHRVPLSKAAGKRNTVLQNIYGPTQARRGRPVRSAALTSRSHSQILLDLSLRTNTPLGSVECVHLLDAVGQAHHYSYHMRPQSATRGPKNRPKH; this is encoded by the exons ATG GcagcccccctgctgcccctcagTGCAGCTGACCCTGCCCCCCCAGGCTCCACCCTCCTGGGCTCCCAGGTGCATGCGGCAGCAGTGAACGGAGACAGGAGCGCCCTTCACCGGCTGATCACAG CAGACCCCAGCCTTCGGGACAAGGAGGACCAGTTCGGCCGCACACCCCTCATGTACTGCGTGCTGGCGGACCGTCTAGACTGTGCCGTGATCCTGCTGAAGGCCGGCGCCTCCGTCAACAAGGCGGACCGCAGCAAGCGCACCGCCCTTCACCTGGCCGCACAGAAG GGCAACGTGCGCTTCCTGAAGTTGCTTCTGTCGCGGAGGGCCGACTGGCTGCAGAAGGACCTGGAAGAGATGACCCCACTGCACCTGGCCACACGCCATCGCAGCCCCAAGTGTCTGGCCCTGCTGCTCAAACACATGGCGCCGGGGGAGGTTGACACACAGGACAAGAACAAG ACAGCCTTACACTGGAGTGCTTTCTACAACCACCCCGAACACGTGAAGCTGCTCATCAAGCATGACTCCAACATCGGCATCCCTGACATCGAGGGCAAGATTCCACTGCACTGGGCCACCCACAACAAGGACCCCAATGCCACGCAAACCGTTCGCTGCATCCTG GAGGCTGCCCCCACAGAGAGCCTGCTCAACTGGCAGGACTACGAAGGCCGCACACCATTGCACTTTGCCGTCGCTGATGGCAACGAGGCCGTGGTGGAGGTGCTGACTTCGTACGAGGGCTGCAGCGTTACGGCCTATGACAACCTCTTCAGGACCCCACTGCACTGGGCAGCACTGCTGG GCCATGCCAAGATTGTGCACCTGCTCCTGGAGAGGAACAAGTCGGGCACCATTCCGTCAGACAGCCAGGGTGCGACACCGCTGCACTATGGTGCACAGAGCAACTTCGCC GATACCGTGTCCGTATTCCTGCGACACCCGTCTGTCAGGGACGACCCCGACCTCGAGGGGCGCACCGCCTTCATGTGGGCCGCTGGGAAGGGCAGCGACGACGTCATGAGCACCATGCTGAACCTCAAGAAGGACATCGACATCAACATGGCCGACAAATACGGGGGCACTG CCCTGCATGCCGCCGCTCTCTCGGGCCACGTGAGCACTGTCCGGCTGCTGCTGGAGCGTGGGGCCATGGTGGATGCACTGGACGTCATGAAGCACACGCCGCTGTTCCGCGCCTGCGAAATGGGCCATCGCGATGTCATCCTCACCCTCATTAAAG GCGGGGCCCGTGTGGACCTGGTGGACCTGGACGGACACACGGCGCTGCACTGGGCAGCCCTGGGCGGCAACGCGGAGGTGTGTCAGATCCTCATGGAGAACGGGATCTCCCCCAACGTTCAGGACCAGGCGGGTCGAACACCACTGCAGTGCGCAGCCTATGGCGGATACATCAGCTGTATGGCAGTCCTCATGGAGAACCGAGCTGACCCCAACATCCAGGACAAAGAG GGCAGGACGGCCCTCCACTGGTCCTGCAACAACGGCTACCTGGACGCCGTGAAGCTGCTTCTCGGATACAACGCCTTCCCCAACCACATGGAGCACAACGAGGAGAG GTACACACCCTTGGACTACGCCCTGCTTGGGGAGCACCAGGAGGTGACGCAGTTCATGCTGGAACATGGCGCCCTGTCCATTGCTGCCATCCAGGACATCGCCGCCTCCACCATCCAGGCCGTGTACAAGGGCTACAAGGTGCGCAAGGCGTTCCGCGAGCGCAAGAACCTGCTCATGAGACACGAGCAGCTGCGACGGGACGCTGCCAA GAAAcgggaggaggagcagcagcggAAGCGGGAGGCAGAGCTACAGGGGTCAGCGATCAGGGCGCAACAGGGCATCGCGGCGCTGTCCGTGTCGGAGCCCGAGGGACGGGTGCAGGGTGGGGGCCCCGGGGGTCCTATTTCCAGCAAAGCATCCCGAGCCGAACGGGTCCAGAGCCGCACCTCCAAGGGGAGACCGGGGGAGCGGCGGCGGAGCAGGG agCGGAGGAGCAGGGTCTCTAAGAGCGAGCAGTGCGATAACCAGTCCAGTGTGGCCACACCTCCTGCCACAGTAACCAGCCCTGAGTCAAAGCCTTCGGCGCCCCTTGGGGAGAGCCCCCGGGGTCCCAATCATCGAAAGACCACCGGGCCGGGTGTGAAGGGGCCTGACGGTGCACGACCATCTCCTGCGGGATCCAGCAGACCAGGTAGCGCTCAGGTGCCGTGCCCCCGAGGAACGCCGCAGGCCACCCATGGCCCCGTACAACCATCACGGGGGAAGGCCCCTCGCTCTGCCCACTGTGTTAACCCCACCCCCTGCATCACACACCTGACCCCCACGGGCTCCTCCCCGGGACCCAGCAGCAGCATGGAGCACGAGCCTCAGGTCATCAGGCCACAGGTGCTGGAGAGGGAGTCATTTCAGAGGAAGAACCAGGCGGCCCGGACCATCCAGAGGGCCTGGAGGAG GGTCCACATGTGGCGCAGGCTGAAGGGGGCGCTCTCCGGGATGGAGCAGGGGGAGGGGTCGGCCGACACCACCACTTCCCTCCTTGTCCAGCTGCTGTGGGACCGCCCTGCAGGGCTCTTTCCCTCCCAGAAGAATGCCCCGCCCCTGGCTGAGCATCGAGTTCCGCTCTCAAAGGCTGCCGGCAAGAGAAACACGGTTCTCCAGAACATCTACG GGCCCACTCAGGCCAGGAGGGGGCGCCCTGTCCGGAGCGCCGCGCTCACCTCCCGCAGCCACTCGCAGATCCTGCTGGACCTGTCCCTGAGAACCAACACGCCTC TGGGCAGCGTCGAGTGTGTTCACCTGCTGGATGCGGTGGGTCAGGCCCACCACTATTCTTACCACATGAGACCCCAGAGCGCCACCCGGGGGCCAAAGAACCGCCCAAAACACTGA
- the invs gene encoding inversin isoform X2, with translation MAAPLLPLSAADPAPPGSTLLGSQVHAAAVNGDRSALHRLITDPSLRDKEDQFGRTPLMYCVLADRLDCAVILLKAGASVNKADRSKRTALHLAAQKGNVRFLKLLLSRRADWLQKDLEEMTPLHLATRHRSPKCLALLLKHMAPGEVDTQDKNKQTALHWSAFYNHPEHVKLLIKHDSNIGIPDIEGKIPLHWATHNKDPNATQTVRCILEAAPTESLLNWQDYEGRTPLHFAVADGNEAVVEVLTSYEGCSVTAYDNLFRTPLHWAALLGHAKIVHLLLERNKSGTIPSDSQGATPLHYGAQSNFADTVSVFLRHPSVRDDPDLEGRTAFMWAAGKGSDDVMSTMLNLKKDIDINMADKYGGTALHAAALSGHVSTVRLLLERGAMVDALDVMKHTPLFRACEMGHRDVILTLIKGGARVDLVDLDGHTALHWAALGGNAEVCQILMENGISPNVQDQAGRTPLQCAAYGGYISCMAVLMENRADPNIQDKEGRTALHWSCNNGYLDAVKLLLGYNAFPNHMEHNEERYTPLDYALLGEHQEVTQFMLEHGALSIAAIQDIAASTIQAVYKGYKVRKAFRERKNLLMRHEQLRRDAAKKREEEQQRKREAELQGSAIRAQQGIAALSVSEPEGRVQGGGPGGPISSKASRAERVQSRTSKGRPGERRRSRERRSRVSKSEQCDNQSSVATPPATVTSPESKPSAPLGESPRGPNHRKTTGPGVKGPDGARPSPAGSSRPGSAQVPCPRGTPQATHGPVQPSRGKAPRSAHCVNPTPCITHLTPTGSSPGPSSSMEHEPQVIRPQVLERESFQRKNQAARTIQRAWRRVHMWRRLKGALSGMEQGEGSADTTTSLLVQLLWDRPAGLFPSQKNAPPLAEHRVPLSKAAGKRNTVLQNIYGPTQARRGRPVRSAALTSRSHSQILLDLSLRTNTPLGSVECVHLLDAVGQAHHYSYHMRPQSATRGPKNRPKH, from the exons ATG GcagcccccctgctgcccctcagTGCAGCTGACCCTGCCCCCCCAGGCTCCACCCTCCTGGGCTCCCAGGTGCATGCGGCAGCAGTGAACGGAGACAGGAGCGCCCTTCACCGGCTGATCACAG ACCCCAGCCTTCGGGACAAGGAGGACCAGTTCGGCCGCACACCCCTCATGTACTGCGTGCTGGCGGACCGTCTAGACTGTGCCGTGATCCTGCTGAAGGCCGGCGCCTCCGTCAACAAGGCGGACCGCAGCAAGCGCACCGCCCTTCACCTGGCCGCACAGAAG GGCAACGTGCGCTTCCTGAAGTTGCTTCTGTCGCGGAGGGCCGACTGGCTGCAGAAGGACCTGGAAGAGATGACCCCACTGCACCTGGCCACACGCCATCGCAGCCCCAAGTGTCTGGCCCTGCTGCTCAAACACATGGCGCCGGGGGAGGTTGACACACAGGACAAGAACAAG cagACAGCCTTACACTGGAGTGCTTTCTACAACCACCCCGAACACGTGAAGCTGCTCATCAAGCATGACTCCAACATCGGCATCCCTGACATCGAGGGCAAGATTCCACTGCACTGGGCCACCCACAACAAGGACCCCAATGCCACGCAAACCGTTCGCTGCATCCTG GAGGCTGCCCCCACAGAGAGCCTGCTCAACTGGCAGGACTACGAAGGCCGCACACCATTGCACTTTGCCGTCGCTGATGGCAACGAGGCCGTGGTGGAGGTGCTGACTTCGTACGAGGGCTGCAGCGTTACGGCCTATGACAACCTCTTCAGGACCCCACTGCACTGGGCAGCACTGCTGG GCCATGCCAAGATTGTGCACCTGCTCCTGGAGAGGAACAAGTCGGGCACCATTCCGTCAGACAGCCAGGGTGCGACACCGCTGCACTATGGTGCACAGAGCAACTTCGCC GATACCGTGTCCGTATTCCTGCGACACCCGTCTGTCAGGGACGACCCCGACCTCGAGGGGCGCACCGCCTTCATGTGGGCCGCTGGGAAGGGCAGCGACGACGTCATGAGCACCATGCTGAACCTCAAGAAGGACATCGACATCAACATGGCCGACAAATACGGGGGCACTG CCCTGCATGCCGCCGCTCTCTCGGGCCACGTGAGCACTGTCCGGCTGCTGCTGGAGCGTGGGGCCATGGTGGATGCACTGGACGTCATGAAGCACACGCCGCTGTTCCGCGCCTGCGAAATGGGCCATCGCGATGTCATCCTCACCCTCATTAAAG GCGGGGCCCGTGTGGACCTGGTGGACCTGGACGGACACACGGCGCTGCACTGGGCAGCCCTGGGCGGCAACGCGGAGGTGTGTCAGATCCTCATGGAGAACGGGATCTCCCCCAACGTTCAGGACCAGGCGGGTCGAACACCACTGCAGTGCGCAGCCTATGGCGGATACATCAGCTGTATGGCAGTCCTCATGGAGAACCGAGCTGACCCCAACATCCAGGACAAAGAG GGCAGGACGGCCCTCCACTGGTCCTGCAACAACGGCTACCTGGACGCCGTGAAGCTGCTTCTCGGATACAACGCCTTCCCCAACCACATGGAGCACAACGAGGAGAG GTACACACCCTTGGACTACGCCCTGCTTGGGGAGCACCAGGAGGTGACGCAGTTCATGCTGGAACATGGCGCCCTGTCCATTGCTGCCATCCAGGACATCGCCGCCTCCACCATCCAGGCCGTGTACAAGGGCTACAAGGTGCGCAAGGCGTTCCGCGAGCGCAAGAACCTGCTCATGAGACACGAGCAGCTGCGACGGGACGCTGCCAA GAAAcgggaggaggagcagcagcggAAGCGGGAGGCAGAGCTACAGGGGTCAGCGATCAGGGCGCAACAGGGCATCGCGGCGCTGTCCGTGTCGGAGCCCGAGGGACGGGTGCAGGGTGGGGGCCCCGGGGGTCCTATTTCCAGCAAAGCATCCCGAGCCGAACGGGTCCAGAGCCGCACCTCCAAGGGGAGACCGGGGGAGCGGCGGCGGAGCAGGG agCGGAGGAGCAGGGTCTCTAAGAGCGAGCAGTGCGATAACCAGTCCAGTGTGGCCACACCTCCTGCCACAGTAACCAGCCCTGAGTCAAAGCCTTCGGCGCCCCTTGGGGAGAGCCCCCGGGGTCCCAATCATCGAAAGACCACCGGGCCGGGTGTGAAGGGGCCTGACGGTGCACGACCATCTCCTGCGGGATCCAGCAGACCAGGTAGCGCTCAGGTGCCGTGCCCCCGAGGAACGCCGCAGGCCACCCATGGCCCCGTACAACCATCACGGGGGAAGGCCCCTCGCTCTGCCCACTGTGTTAACCCCACCCCCTGCATCACACACCTGACCCCCACGGGCTCCTCCCCGGGACCCAGCAGCAGCATGGAGCACGAGCCTCAGGTCATCAGGCCACAGGTGCTGGAGAGGGAGTCATTTCAGAGGAAGAACCAGGCGGCCCGGACCATCCAGAGGGCCTGGAGGAG GGTCCACATGTGGCGCAGGCTGAAGGGGGCGCTCTCCGGGATGGAGCAGGGGGAGGGGTCGGCCGACACCACCACTTCCCTCCTTGTCCAGCTGCTGTGGGACCGCCCTGCAGGGCTCTTTCCCTCCCAGAAGAATGCCCCGCCCCTGGCTGAGCATCGAGTTCCGCTCTCAAAGGCTGCCGGCAAGAGAAACACGGTTCTCCAGAACATCTACG GGCCCACTCAGGCCAGGAGGGGGCGCCCTGTCCGGAGCGCCGCGCTCACCTCCCGCAGCCACTCGCAGATCCTGCTGGACCTGTCCCTGAGAACCAACACGCCTC TGGGCAGCGTCGAGTGTGTTCACCTGCTGGATGCGGTGGGTCAGGCCCACCACTATTCTTACCACATGAGACCCCAGAGCGCCACCCGGGGGCCAAAGAACCGCCCAAAACACTGA